The Lolium rigidum isolate FL_2022 chromosome 2, APGP_CSIRO_Lrig_0.1, whole genome shotgun sequence genomic interval acagaaattGCAAATGACaatagaattcaatattgaatttgtaaatggcttccatagAGAAACACAAATGACATGTCTCAGTCGGAATCGTGTTTACCCATagcatcattttgctggatttcctaaatgaaatgatggTCCAATTCTATAGCAACCAAACAACCCACCTATGCAAatccaaaatgaattccagaaTTCCAGACCCAAataatggataccaaacgacttctTACAGTTTTGACCTCTTTGAACACATCTGCTAGAGTTTCTATAGTCTGATGCAGGGCTGGTCTTGGTCAAGGACGGAAACGACATGCATATGTTATTTTCGAAACGAAATGATCTCTATCAAAATTGACAAGCATATGGAAAGCATAATGTTATAGGTCCTCCTTTTTTTTGACGTGGCAAAGCAACACCCATCACTCACACACACAACAATCCAAACAAGACCGTCCGATTTGGCAGAACCACATCCACTCGCACGGCTTAAACGGCAAAAGCGAAAGCACACAAAAACCTCATCCATACAAGCGATCTGAGCCCTCCATTTCCCCGATCCGACGGTTGACCTACCCCGCAATCCACCTCAAACCCTCATCCTATCCTCGGCCTCTCCGCCCAACTTCGCTACTACACTCCCCGTGTACGTGCTCTGCTCGCGCCTGGCTCACAACCTCACTCGCTCGCTCACTCTCCACCGCACGTCCATCTCGAGCTCGAGCCAGGAGCCGCGCGCGGCCACAATGACGTCCCTCTCCTCGTCCGCGGCCACGGCACGCGCCACGTTCCTCCCTTCGTCCTGCCGGGCGGCGCCGGCCGGAGGCAGCAGGAGGtcgcggctcctcgtggcccgcGCGTCGTCGTCGAGCCCGAAGCTTCCGGCCGGTCGGCGGCTTCGTgtcgccgtcgtcggtggcggccccgcgggcggcgcggcggcggaggcgctcgCCAAGGGCGGCGTGGAGACTGTGCTCATCGAGCGCAAGATGGACAACTGCAAGCCCTGCGGCGGGGCCATCCCGCTGTGCATGGTGTCCGAGTTCGACCTGCCGCTCGACCTCGTCGACCGGAGGGTCaccaagatgaagatgatctcgCCCTCCAACGTCGCCGTCGACATCGGCCGCACGCTCGCCCCGCACGAGTACATCGGGATGGTCAGGCGCGAGGTGCTCGACGACTACCTCCGGACGCGGGCGCAGAAGGCCGGCGCCGAGGTCCTCAATGGCCTCTTCCTAAGGTATCGTTTACCACTCTAGCCATGAAATGCAAGATTATAAATGAGCTTGCTCTTACAAGCTTTGCATTTAGCCGTACACTATCACTGTTCACTCTACACATGTCATGAAATGGAGCCAGAATTAGAGAGCGGTAGCGTTAGATTAGCGTGATGATTTTTTGAAGGAGAGACTGTGCCTGTGACTTGACCACTTGACCTGTATTGACCAtttaacatgcatgcatgcatgttgttaCAAACCCAGGTTTCAAGTACCTGTGCAAGTACTAATTGGAAATAAAACTGTCGTTTACCGCCATTTTGAATATAAAACAAATCAATGGAATCAACTGAAATGCACACTAGTACAAACTAAAATGACAGCCCTGTTGTGCTAAAAACACCCGATGGCTAACCAACTGCCGATTTGAATAAGCTGTGGCTCGCTCATCTCTGTTCTGAGATGTAAACAGTGGCTGATGAATCTATCTGACTGGCTAAGCTGTCATCGATCTTCAGGTACGAGGAGCCCAAGGAGCGCAACGGCACGTACACGGTGCACTACAACCACTACGACAGCTCCAGCGGCAAGGTGGGCGGCGAGAAGCGTTCGTTCGAGGTGGACGCGATCGTGGGCGCCGACGGCGCCAACTCCCGCGTGGCCAAGGACATGGGCGCCGGTGACTACGAGTACGCCATCGCCTTCCAGGAGCGCGTCAAGATCCCCGACGACAAGATGCGCTactacgaggagcgcgccgagatGTACGTCGGCGACGACGTCTCCCCCGACTTCTACGGCTGGGTGTTCCCCAAGTGCGACCACGTCGCCGTCGGCACCGGCACCGTCACCCACAAGGCCGACATCAAGAAGTTCCAGGCCGCCACCCGCCTCCGCGCCAAGGACAAGATCGAGGGCGGCAAGATCATCCGCGTCGAGGCCCACCCCATCCCCGAGCACCCACGCCCCAAAAGGTACCAAACATTTCCTCTGTTTTTCCTTCCAAGAAAGATTGCCGGTGATCAATTGGGGTCTGATCTTGTTCGACCATGCATTGTGTATCAGGGTGTCTGGGCGGGTGACGCTGGTGGGCGACGCGGCGGGGTACGTGACCAAGTGCTCCGGCGAGGGGATCTACTTCGCGGCGAAGAGCGGGCGGATGTGCGCGGAGGCGATCGTGGCCGGGTCGGCGAACGGGACGCGGCTGGTGGACGAGAGCGACCTGCGCAAGTACCTGGCGGAGTTCGACCGCCTCTACTGGCCGACGTACAAGGTGCTCGACATCCTGCAGAAGGTGTTCTACCGCTCGAACGCCGCCAGGGAGGCGTTCGTGGAGATGTGCGCCGACGACTACGTGCAGCGCATGACCTTCGACAGCTACCTCTACAAGCGCGTCGTGCCGGGGAACCCCATCGAGGACATCAAGCTCGCCGTCAACACCATCGGCAGCCTCGTCAGGGCCACCGCGCTGCGCAGGGAGATGAAGAACCTCACATTGTGATCGTCTCAACTGGCTGTCAGTGTCACCTGACATCTGCGTGCTTGGCTTGATGCTTCGAACTGCGGTGGATCGGTCGGTATAGTAGAGATTCCCCGGGTAATCGAACAGATTTGAGACGGACAGAGAGGAGAATAAGGTTGCGTCGATCTCGATCGATGGGAAGGTCGTGTGTCGATCGATCCTGTCCGATTTTGTTGTACAACATACTCACGGTGATGTTCAGACTTCAGAGAAGTTCGATATGTGAATGAATGTAGTATAAACTAAGGGGTCCCCTGTTTTTGTTCATGTGCTCTGTCGAATGACGAATGTAATGAAACGAGAGCTCGTTGCTATGTACTGTGACTCTGTAGCGTCAAACTTTGAACAAATTCTCAGATAATTATCCACAGCTAATTCTAATTGCATCAGTGAAGCATGGACTCCTGCGCATATTGATCAGCTCCCACAGCCCCCTTGCTTCTGCCCTTTGTAGTTTCTACTGTGTTTTTTCTTGCCAACATCTTTGGCATGAAATAGCATTGGTCTGTTGTTTCCACATTTCTTTTTTCAAAAAAACAAACTTTAAACAAACAACATCTATGTAGATGTGATTTTGACAaaacaaaattgttcaaaattcatTGTTTGACTAATTTACAAAGAGACCAGAGATGAAATATACCAGGGTACTAATTCTCCATCGACTAAAAATGTTAGTCAAGTACTATCATCAAATTGTAGgaatttgtagcatagaaaacaaaaaaattcctacggtaagaacgaataacaagccaagatctaatctagtagatggtagcaacgaggtgaagatcaacataccctcgaagatcgctaaacgttaacgagataaatctcgtggtggatgtagtcgatcacttgccgctttcaaaagcgcatagagatcttgatggtgccacagtcgggcagcacctccacacCCGGTCAcaagtacggtgttgatgacgacgtccttctccccgttctagcgggcagcggatgtagtagatcctcctcagaatcccgctagcacgacggcgtggtgatggtggtggtggagatctccggcagcgcttcgccgtaagcaggagaaataggaggagggagtagctagggtttgtgagaggggggatcttgggcgccggccttggggggccctttggtggtgcggctaTTGGTGTATACAGccacctccctctcctcctctatatataggtggaaaacctagGGTTCCCCCAAAAACCACTTTGAAGTCCAACTCTCAACTTACCAAAATTGGAAACCTAGAtggaaagggatttctccctttccttcttctatggccggccaacaaggtggactccaccatggactccaccttcccacttggcgggttggctagggctggtgatgcagcccgaccttcggtcttcaccgcatcatatgcttcatcgccaagacgacacgcaaaggtgaatcttctcctttacgcgtgtctacaatcgcctatgtggaatgatatactacttcatactccgtcatatcttgatgataggaactcgatgacaagtacggagggaagagaggatgccatggagacccgaggacgcaaggccgatgtcacggaagcatggaagagaaggaggaagaagcgctggacgctccaggccggaacttccgccctccacagccggaacttccgcccagattccatccaagactgaagatgctcacgctgaaggaatccagccggaacttccgcccctcatggccggaacttccgccctcgaccggaacttccgccccttaggaccggaacttccgccctatcgAACCTCAGCCAGATATCAGCCccttttggcttgtaacttaccccttcggccccctacctataaataggcacctacccccaccttcatgagggagagatgatgtttagatgaattgtcttatgcctctattatccctttgtggatttgggaaacccccaccttagattaaccatctattgtatccctccgTGTTGAATCTGTTTGATCTCTTTGGGGACTTCTACCGATTGTTGGTctattgcttgcacttctaccgtttggtcttttgcttgcacttctatcaaccttccggtcttttcacccttctagatctctcgggttcgattcgtcgatctctttgcgggacttctaccggaaggtcttttctcgcaaccgctatcgagttggtggtttgggccaacgaggataaccgattgtgttgtgtgcgtgtgtttgtatcgtgttcttcgcgttcatccacttccccgcgaatcccccttcgcaatcacactcacccgggtcaatccgtgaagattgggcacaccctagGGCTTAGCCGTATCATATGGTATCAAAGacaaggttgccacggatttgaccctccaattccaccaatttcgcccaaaaatttccccaaaaaatagctcgaatttggatctcaggatttgttgcgttttttgtggttttggtccacagatcttgTGTTATTGGTGTTGATCTATACTTCCTCCAATTTCCACCGGTCAATTCCATCGATTTGCCCCGAAATCCATCAATTTTTGCTCCGTTTTCCGCCTCGTGCTCGTGCTGTCGCGCAGATCTCAGATCTGGAAAATCTGCTAtttccggtactaccggtcagcacggccggaacttccgctcggGCCAATTTGGTCAAATACCCCATCTTCTTCGCTGAGCCTCACGCGCCAAACACCATCCGAGCCGCTGCTTGCCAACCTCCGCTCGCGCAAGCGCCCGCAGCAGGCCACCTCCGCTCCACCACGCGCCACCAGGCCCAGCCACACCACGCAGGACCACCGAGCCGCCTCGCCCCGCTCCTCGCTCGCGCCCAGGATAGCACGCGCGCCACCAGGCCCCACCACCGCTCGCACGCCCACGCGCCCCAGCTCCACACCGCGCACACCCGCCCAGCAGCAACCGCCGCCACGCCCGCTCCTCTCGACCAGCTGCACGCGCGCGCCCACAGGCCCCTGGCCGCCCGCCGCCAAGGCCCACCACAAAGCCCCGCTCCCGCCTGGCCCCGCTCGCGCACAACCCGCACCAGcacgccgctccgccgccgctcCCGCCTTGGCCCCGCTCAGGCCGCTCGACCCGGCCGCCGCTCACGCGCGCAGGTCCCAGCCTCGACCGCCGCTCAGCATCTCCGCTTCATCTTGACCCGCCACCAGCGCAGCTGCTCGCCTCCAGCACGAATCGCTCGAAACATCACTAGTTTTCCGCGCAGAAAAATCTCAGATCGGAAGTTTCGATCAAAGTCACCGGTACATCCGCCCGGCCGGTACTTCCGCCCAACATCCGTTCTTGTTCGGGAATTGCACGATTTGGCTcgcagtaagagcatctccactcgttgggccTGCCCACgacgaaatccggacgaaacaaccaccggattggacgaaataaagttgtggggagtaccgtatttccaatCGTCCACCCGAagttcggcggacatagtttaaattcaaacaaaccgtcgtcccgcgctacaaatacggccagttgatcggcaaaaagaccagcaaaaggatcagccacagatcggcgataggagggaaattacacggaaacaggctcatcggcagtcccggctggcacggcggtgtccgacggaccagtttcctcacacgccatGGTCGAAGCGGCGGCAGTCGACGACGAAGCAGCGGTAGCCGGcgtcgaagcagcggcagtcgacggcgtagacggtgaggaagacgaggtaggagccggcggagacgatgaagaactggccggagtgggtcggagggtgtcgctgcggtggccctggtaccaaatcctcgtctcctcgtccatcagatcCGTGTTCCCGCCCATCAGAAATGCCAAGttagtgttcctcttcttcgccgccgtcgtcgtctttagcagggcgatccgggcgccttggttggcgagcatctcccgccacctgccgtcgaacttgtcgttcctcccggcgTCGTGCGTCCTCGCGTCGGCTCAGCACTTATCGAACGACGTCTGCagcctgtcggcgggattgcccgtctttttgagctctttgagcttcttctggccgagttccgggCGCCCATCCGCCGAgccagccgccggagcgtcggggttgtactgctcggtcttgctcttcgagagggtcttgcgggtttccgcccacttctcgcacttctcgatgcgggcgtagacgttcaggaacttgaactgcatgccggtgtcgtccacgtacatgtccaaagcacgaCGCAGCTGGGGAAACAGAGCACGGCGATACAGGTCAGCTCACGACGATCTTCACGGTGCACAGctaacctcggtgatgcagggtcgacggagcataccttttgctccaagtcgtggccgcttatcggccgttcttcgacctcctcctgtatgccatgccatttgctgcacgccgtctgtatgatcccccaatgggtggccattgccttgtctccccggttcatgatcgtcttctcgaagtagggatcgacgagtttgcgttcgtcgaacgccctgcttcactcgaagccaatatgtgtcgaacgactgattggccccggttatgccgttcatggacacggtcatccaagcttcggcgaggcactcctcttccttcggcgtccatttgatacgcggttcggcaggcggtgagtccttcttcctcttcttctttcccttcgacaggttggcggcggctttagttggctgttcttcttcttcgtcttcttcttcgacggcttggcttccgtcggccacatcctccacATACTCGTTGCGCGCCacgacagctgccgtcgccctcgcctcctcttgcctgaagaaccccgggctcgcagcggcggcggccatgaagaaccccgggctcgcaacggcggccatggagccggaggtgatcatctcgtggatctcctcgtcgttcggcgccgccatcgcatcgAACggaagcggccctcgtcgcagggccggggAGGTGCCCTCGTACTGGTTCCCGCTGCCGACGtcgagctcgggcggcgacggcgtgaacctggacggttggacgtaggcgccctcttggaacatggcaggcggcgacggcgaatagatcgaaggggagaaagtcgacggggaactgcttgtaccttgcgtcagccattggccggggaacatggcgccgccgccgtgagcatggccatgctcatggccatgctgatcttcctctcttgttcgtcctgggccgccgccgccctcttggcggcggctttttCACCCTCTCCACCCTCCCGTTTGTTTCGACCTCGCGCTggatctcgtccgccgcccactctgcgttcgACATACCAGGCGGCCGCaccttcttcgcccgcggcttcctctccttcggcggcatggtggtggacgagaagatgaggaggagaacgatggtggacgagaagacgaggacgggaactggaactggaactggaagacgaggaggagaatggccaaattcggcgggagagtttggggatatgcaagcaaattggagggaaatcgacaggatttggctttcctgtcgccgactacgagggtccacacaacgtttcgcgccaaattctttcgtccggagtccccgagcgcgccccgggggaccggggatggcgtgggctcgccggatggatgaagggccaaatccggacgaaaacgaggaaccgggggcgcgactgggccgaattttgccgtccggatgggaaaaacgtcgctcgggggcctcgtcggggagacgagtggagatgctctaacccctGGTTGTATGCTGTGTATTTCTGGAACTTGACCGGAACAAGGCCGGAAGTTCTGTCCCGGCGCGCAGTTTTGACTCAAAATTCGTCCAGTTTTGACTcctctttttgccccaaat includes:
- the LOC124693120 gene encoding geranylgeranyl diphosphate reductase, chloroplastic, with translation MTSLSSSAATARATFLPSSCRAAPAGGSRRSRLLVARASSSSPKLPAGRRLRVAVVGGGPAGGAAAEALAKGGVETVLIERKMDNCKPCGGAIPLCMVSEFDLPLDLVDRRVTKMKMISPSNVAVDIGRTLAPHEYIGMVRREVLDDYLRTRAQKAGAEVLNGLFLRYEEPKERNGTYTVHYNHYDSSSGKVGGEKRSFEVDAIVGADGANSRVAKDMGAGDYEYAIAFQERVKIPDDKMRYYEERAEMYVGDDVSPDFYGWVFPKCDHVAVGTGTVTHKADIKKFQAATRLRAKDKIEGGKIIRVEAHPIPEHPRPKRVSGRVTLVGDAAGYVTKCSGEGIYFAAKSGRMCAEAIVAGSANGTRLVDESDLRKYLAEFDRLYWPTYKVLDILQKVFYRSNAAREAFVEMCADDYVQRMTFDSYLYKRVVPGNPIEDIKLAVNTIGSLVRATALRREMKNLTL